A single window of Bacteroidota bacterium DNA harbors:
- a CDS encoding copper-translocating P-type ATPase yields MPTIKTTFPVTGMSCASCAVSVESMLAAQKGVLSAAVNFATGNVMVEYNPDAITPAQMKSTAQSIGYDIEITANEDAQKQIEEIKLKQHQQLRFKTFASIALAIPLIIVGMFFMHAPYANYITWILATPIVIVFGRQFFINAWKQTKNKSANMDTLVALSTGVAYLFSVFNTLYPQYWHQKGLHAQVYFESAGVVIAFILLGKYLEDNAKANTSTAIKKLMGLQPKTVLKINTDGTEQNIPIAQVNINDVLLVKPGDKIPVDGIVKSGSSAIDESSITGEPIPAEKHQGDKVFAGTINQKGSLQIVAQKVGDQTVLSQIIKMVQEAQGSKAPVQKLVDKIAAVFVPSVIAIAILTFIVWMIFGGENAFTHALLSMITVLVIACPCALGLATPTAIMVGIGKGAEHGILIKDAESLEQNKNIDTIILDKTGTITEGKPTVTDLIWKENSDVIQYAAILFSIEQQSEHPLADAVTKHLTASKSNPITFEKFESITGKGVAAVKNQKAYLVGNKTLMLDKGVMISGQEQNTIDQLLNQAKTVILFAEEKTLIAILAISDKIKTSSASAIQQFKDLGIEVYMLTGDNAKTAKAVADAVGISHYQSEVLPSDKSAFIKELQSKGKRVAMVGDGINDSQALAQADVSIAMGKGSDIAIDVAKITIISSDLSLIPKAIRLSSQTVSVIKQNLFWAFIYNVIGIPLAAGILYPVNGFLLDPMIAGAAMALSSVSVVSNSLLLKLRKL; encoded by the coding sequence ATGCCTACCATTAAAACCACATTTCCAGTTACAGGTATGAGCTGCGCGTCTTGCGCGGTGAGCGTAGAAAGTATGCTCGCTGCTCAGAAAGGTGTATTGTCAGCCGCCGTCAACTTTGCTACAGGTAATGTGATGGTTGAATACAATCCCGATGCCATCACGCCTGCACAAATGAAAAGCACCGCGCAAAGCATTGGCTACGATATTGAAATTACTGCCAACGAAGACGCGCAAAAACAAATTGAAGAAATCAAACTCAAACAACACCAACAACTGCGTTTCAAAACTTTTGCTTCTATCGCACTAGCTATTCCTCTCATTATTGTCGGCATGTTTTTTATGCATGCACCTTACGCGAACTACATCACCTGGATTTTAGCAACGCCTATTGTTATCGTTTTCGGGCGACAATTTTTTATTAACGCCTGGAAACAAACTAAAAATAAATCAGCGAATATGGATACATTGGTGGCACTGAGCACCGGTGTCGCTTATTTATTCAGTGTGTTTAATACGCTGTATCCTCAATACTGGCATCAAAAAGGCTTACATGCACAAGTGTATTTTGAAAGTGCCGGAGTAGTCATCGCATTTATTTTATTGGGGAAATATTTAGAAGACAATGCCAAAGCGAATACCTCTACAGCGATTAAAAAATTAATGGGACTCCAACCCAAAACAGTTTTGAAAATAAATACAGATGGCACCGAGCAAAATATTCCGATTGCGCAAGTGAATATCAACGATGTATTATTGGTAAAACCGGGTGATAAAATTCCGGTGGATGGCATTGTAAAATCAGGAAGTTCGGCCATCGATGAAAGTTCCATTACCGGTGAACCTATTCCCGCCGAAAAACATCAGGGCGATAAAGTATTCGCGGGCACCATCAATCAAAAAGGTTCTTTACAAATCGTCGCGCAAAAAGTGGGCGACCAAACTGTCTTGTCGCAAATTATTAAAATGGTGCAGGAAGCACAAGGCAGCAAAGCGCCCGTACAAAAACTCGTCGACAAAATTGCGGCTGTGTTTGTACCGAGCGTTATTGCCATTGCTATTCTTACTTTTATTGTGTGGATGATTTTCGGTGGAGAAAACGCATTTACACACGCTTTGCTTTCCATGATTACAGTACTTGTGATTGCTTGTCCATGCGCTTTAGGATTAGCTACACCAACTGCCATTATGGTGGGAATAGGAAAAGGCGCCGAGCATGGCATTTTAATTAAGGATGCGGAAAGTTTAGAGCAAAATAAAAACATTGACACTATTATTCTTGATAAAACAGGCACCATTACAGAGGGAAAACCAACCGTGACTGATTTAATCTGGAAAGAAAATAGTGATGTGATTCAGTATGCCGCGATATTGTTTTCCATAGAACAACAATCCGAACATCCTTTAGCGGATGCCGTAACAAAACATTTGACGGCAAGTAAATCTAATCCCATTACGTTTGAAAAATTTGAAAGCATCACCGGAAAAGGCGTTGCCGCGGTGAAAAATCAAAAAGCATATTTAGTAGGGAATAAAACACTAATGCTCGATAAAGGCGTTATGATCTCCGGACAAGAACAAAACACGATTGATCAATTATTAAATCAAGCTAAAACAGTTATACTCTTCGCGGAAGAAAAAACATTAATCGCCATTCTCGCCATTAGCGATAAAATAAAAACAAGTTCTGCTTCAGCGATACAACAATTCAAAGACTTGGGCATAGAAGTATACATGCTCACCGGTGATAATGCAAAAACCGCGAAAGCCGTTGCGGATGCCGTTGGTATTTCTCATTATCAATCGGAAGTACTTCCATCCGATAAATCCGCTTTTATAAAAGAATTACAGAGTAAAGGAAAAAGAGTAGCGATGGTGGGTGACGGTATTAACGATTCGCAAGCACTCGCGCAAGCGGATGTAAGCATCGCCATGGGTAAAGGTTCCGACATAGCGATTGATGTGGCTAAAATAACAATCATTTCTTCCGACTTGTCTTTAATTCCGAAAGCAATTCGCCTTTCTTCGCAGACCGTTAGTGTGATTAAGCAAAATTTATTCTGGGCCTTTATTTATAACGTCATAGGAATTCCTTTAGCCGCCGGAATTCTCTACCCTGTTAATGGTTTTTTACTCGACCCTATGATTGCGGGCGCGGCGATGGCACTCAGTTCCGTGAGTGTAGTAAGTAATAGTTTATTATTGAAATTGAGAAAACTTTAA
- a CDS encoding caspase family protein translates to MKKILCIHGIGGKDAIMDEWSPKWREEIARSCNMEAHQLEFDFLKFDHIFAKYSDKNGIKYVGTIAKLIRDWLTVSIFKEARDLGFREKIRWYAGMVVQFVEDDELRNEMHYLLRDKLKNFEPDIIYTHSLGTLLTYDFLRQEAVKGKSRDLTLVTSGSQIGHPALLKFFGGYIQPLNVKHWYNFYNQNDKVFAYEPIAIDADNFTELETSFSNGLLSDNHEALQYISHDVAIVQGWQAILDLKTSRALTKKTAAKKVKAKKTSPKNISISNTNARVLLVGINDYPDEANQLNGCLNDVFRMSEVLQEAGIAPENIKVVLNERATSKNIRTMMDWLLKDARSGDFRFFYYSGHGAQIPSGGMDGEDDHLNECLVTYDFDWTNENAYTDKEFLAAYSKLDYGVNFITMLDCCHSGGMARDGLFKARGLNAPDDIRHRTIKWDPKRQMWIPRDMELAKRNLFDRRFKAEDKELYVGSKQNLQRFGRGVALWEDYQKFEKAKKTYGTYGPYMPLIIEACRENEYSYEYKHGVTSYGAFTYSVTTILRELNRKNKASKISYYELIEKVKVLLREIGYEQTPQLVGPKFKLDAPVPLLNI, encoded by the coding sequence ATGAAAAAGATATTATGTATTCACGGCATTGGCGGTAAAGACGCCATCATGGATGAATGGTCGCCGAAATGGCGTGAAGAGATTGCACGCTCTTGCAACATGGAAGCACATCAACTCGAATTTGATTTCCTCAAGTTCGATCACATCTTTGCGAAATACAGCGATAAGAACGGCATCAAATATGTAGGCACCATCGCCAAACTCATTCGCGATTGGCTTACCGTTTCCATTTTTAAAGAAGCGCGTGATTTAGGTTTCCGTGAAAAAATCCGTTGGTATGCCGGTATGGTGGTGCAATTTGTGGAAGACGATGAACTCCGTAACGAAATGCATTATTTACTGCGCGACAAATTAAAAAACTTTGAACCCGATATTATTTACACCCACAGTTTAGGCACCTTACTAACGTACGACTTCCTGCGGCAGGAAGCAGTGAAAGGCAAAAGCCGCGATTTAACACTCGTGACTTCCGGTTCTCAGATTGGTCACCCTGCCCTGCTCAAATTTTTTGGCGGATACATTCAACCGCTCAATGTAAAACATTGGTATAATTTCTATAATCAAAACGATAAAGTCTTCGCTTACGAACCCATTGCCATCGACGCGGATAATTTTACGGAATTAGAAACGTCTTTCTCCAACGGATTGCTTAGCGATAATCATGAAGCCTTACAATACATTAGTCATGATGTGGCCATTGTACAAGGCTGGCAGGCGATTCTTGATTTAAAAACCTCGCGCGCGCTCACTAAAAAAACAGCCGCGAAAAAAGTGAAAGCAAAAAAGACATCACCCAAAAATATCAGCATCAGCAATACCAACGCCAGAGTGTTACTGGTGGGCATCAACGATTATCCCGATGAAGCCAATCAACTCAATGGTTGTTTAAATGACGTGTTCCGCATGAGTGAAGTATTGCAGGAAGCCGGCATTGCGCCCGAAAATATTAAAGTGGTATTGAATGAGCGGGCCACTTCCAAAAACATACGCACCATGATGGATTGGTTGTTGAAAGACGCGCGCAGCGGTGATTTCCGCTTCTTCTATTACAGCGGACACGGTGCTCAAATTCCTTCGGGGGGAATGGACGGAGAAGACGATCACCTCAACGAATGTTTGGTGACGTATGATTTTGATTGGACCAATGAGAATGCCTACACCGATAAAGAATTTTTAGCAGCCTACAGTAAATTAGATTACGGTGTCAATTTCATCACCATGCTCGATTGTTGTCACTCGGGCGGCATGGCACGCGATGGTTTATTTAAAGCCAGAGGGCTCAACGCCCCGGATGATATCAGACACCGCACCATTAAGTGGGATCCTAAGCGACAGATGTGGATACCGCGTGATATGGAATTAGCCAAACGTAATTTATTTGACAGACGATTTAAAGCCGAAGACAAAGAATTATACGTGGGCAGCAAACAAAACTTACAGCGCTTCGGGCGGGGCGTAGCCTTGTGGGAAGATTACCAGAAATTTGAGAAAGCCAAAAAGACTTATGGTACTTATGGCCCATATATGCCATTGATTATAGAAGCCTGCCGTGAAAACGAATACAGTTACGAATACAAACACGGCGTAACATCTTATGGTGCCTTCACCTATAGCGTAACCACCATTTTACGGGAGCTCAACCGTAAAAACAAAGCCAGTAAAATTTCGTATTACGAATTAATAGAAAAAGTAAAAGTATTGTTACGCGAAATTGGTTACGAGCAAACCCCGCAATTGGTAGGCCCGAAATTTAAATTAGATGCGCCGGTGCCTTTATTGAATATTTGA
- a CDS encoding T9SS type A sorting domain-containing protein, which produces MKTTIKYCVLPLLIFSSLANAQELKTITLDDGTKVDASTYSFIADVDNNKLMSPMACASGSNLVTFYATNNAQRGHMFDIYANNCVTINCFEMNFSAGTSNVEIYTKTGTHVGFTNNAAAWTLIGTALNVASAGVNVPTSIPINVNQIIATGAIRAFYITRTTLSGPTVAYTNGTAVGNTLASDANIILREGTGKEYPFSTNFTPRQFNGRVFYTVNPPCVLPIELKEFNAVPKGNGVDINWSTATETNNDYFTIERSRNLEQFEAIQQVPGSGNSYTTKYYSYTDKQPLQGLSYYRIKQTDKDGKYSYSELKAVGYQRNLSNVSVSPVPTQKSILVSFNAIEKGNYTLNIYNVEGKLMLSKDLNAENGINDNSIDVSELPLGIYQLMLSNGVELEHAKFIKE; this is translated from the coding sequence ATGAAAACAACTATAAAATATTGCGTGTTGCCACTCTTAATTTTTTCTTCTTTAGCGAATGCTCAGGAATTAAAAACAATAACCCTGGATGATGGCACCAAAGTTGACGCCTCCACCTATTCCTTTATCGCCGATGTTGACAACAATAAATTAATGAGTCCGATGGCCTGTGCTTCGGGTTCAAACCTTGTTACTTTTTACGCTACGAATAATGCGCAACGCGGACACATGTTTGATATTTATGCGAACAATTGTGTAACGATTAATTGTTTTGAAATGAATTTCAGCGCAGGAACATCCAATGTTGAAATTTATACGAAAACCGGTACTCATGTTGGTTTCACCAATAACGCTGCCGCCTGGACCTTAATCGGCACCGCCTTGAATGTTGCATCGGCCGGAGTAAATGTGCCAACGTCTATTCCAATTAACGTGAACCAAATTATCGCCACCGGTGCTATTCGTGCCTTTTACATTACACGAACTACTTTAAGCGGACCAACTGTAGCTTATACCAACGGAACAGCTGTAGGAAATACACTTGCCTCTGATGCTAACATAATTTTGCGTGAAGGAACCGGAAAAGAATATCCCTTCTCTACTAATTTTACACCGCGTCAGTTTAATGGAAGGGTGTTTTATACTGTAAATCCTCCTTGTGTGTTACCAATTGAATTAAAGGAGTTCAATGCCGTTCCAAAAGGAAATGGCGTTGACATTAATTGGTCAACCGCCACAGAAACCAATAACGATTATTTCACCATTGAACGTTCACGCAACCTGGAACAATTTGAAGCCATTCAACAAGTGCCCGGGTCTGGTAACAGTTATACCACTAAATATTATTCATACACCGACAAACAACCGCTGCAAGGTTTATCCTACTACCGCATTAAACAAACCGATAAAGACGGAAAGTATAGCTACTCCGAATTAAAAGCCGTAGGTTATCAGCGTAATTTATCCAACGTTTCGGTGAGTCCGGTACCAACACAAAAAAGTATTTTAGTTTCATTTAACGCGATTGAAAAAGGAAACTATACTTTAAATATTTACAATGTGGAAGGCAAATTAATGCTTAGCAAGGATCTTAACGCTGAAAACGGCATTAACGATAATTCCATTGATGTAAGTGAACTGCCTTTGGGAATTTATCAATTAATGCTTAGCAATGGCGTAGAATTAGAACACGCCAAGTTTATTAAAGAATAA